In Pyrenophora tritici-repentis strain M4 chromosome 6, whole genome shotgun sequence, the DNA window TCGGAACCGCCATGTGGGACCTGATTGATGAAAAAATGGGTGAGAAGATGGGGGCAAAGAAGGGTGAGACGTTTAAGAAATACAAAGATGTTATAGCGCTGGGGAGGACGAGTGTGCCGGAGGATGTTAGTGATACGGTGAGCTTCCTGTGTAGTGGGGATAGTGATTACATGACGGGACAGACTATTGTTATTGATGGGGGTATTTGTTTTACTTAGTCAGACTGGGATGTAATGTAGCGAAATCGCAGGATTAGTGGAACTCTAGACAGATTGTTAATAGGTGTGGCTTGTTCAATGTCCCCAAACGCCCGTCACGAACATAGACGCAGGGAGTCATAGAGTCAGGGGATTTTCCAGCCGTTTACTTCTATGACGTGTAGACATCATGTGCCAAAAACCAACACTTCATCTGCACTGTGCCAACCCATCGCTGGCACAACAAACCTCTTATGACACATCTACAGCGTTCGATCAGAACACACTCTAGCGCAGTCGCTCTCAACGCATAAATATGACCGGCAAGAGCAGTAGCATCTCATTACTACCCAGCTACATACCCACACCAGCACAAGCACAAGCACCGTCAACATGGGCACCCGTCAAGAACATTACACAATGAACTCAAGCTACCCACCACCACCCTCAGTAGAAGAAGACCATGCCGGCTCAGCTGAATCACATCTCCCTCAAGACCTCATCTACACAATCATGAACGACTATCCCGAAGCGTACCGCGAATACGAAAACATTATCCACGACTTCAACCACAAAAGCGATGATACGCTTCATAACCTGCAATCTAATTCCGACGACGACGAAAGCGACCAGGAAGAACCATCAGAGGAATACGAAACGCCTCCAGCTACACCAGAACATCCACCCGTGTCTATCAAGAGGGAGGTGCATCAATACACTGTACCCCTGACAGCAGGGCAGACACAGCATCGACAGCACCATATGCCCCAACTCCCCGCTATTGTTGTCAACGAGCATGTCCAACCAATTGCTGCGGCTCCAACACATCTCGTACAACCAGCGTACGGGCAGCAGATCTACGAACGCAGGTCTATCAACGGGCCCATCTACCCGCGCCAGGCTTACCGTGAGCACCGGTCTGAGTGGGATATGTATGATCAACAAGAATACGAACATGGACATGGACATGGACATGGAAGAAGTGGTGGAAGGAGACACGGTGGCTATAACAGCGTAGCAGACGAAAGACGACAGCGTCGCTGCCAGAGACCAAGAGAATTGTACCCGAATTATGAAGAGGAGTATATGCGAGCACGTGCTGAGAACATTAGAGCAGCTTGGGCGTTTGAAGCGCTGTCTCAAGCTTTCAGAATCACGAGGCAGATTGATGGTAAGATGTCTGCATTGAAGGCTTTGTTAGCGCAGGTTTTGCGCGAGAGGTTTGGAGAGGGGATGTAAAGAACGGAGGTCGTCGTGTTGTTTTATTAAACGTGTTAACCTCGCTGATCGAGTTGCGTTTGCGCTCTGTCCCGTTCGTTCGTTAGATCTACCCGTTTGTCTTTCATAGTTGTCAGTCGCTTTGCTGTCTTCCCCTGTTGTCCATCTTCATTAGTAGCCAACTATCTACCCAATACCACTCTTTACCCCCCACTCTATCCATCGTACACATCTAGCCCACTCATCTCCTCACACTCATACATTACATACCAACAATGCCTCCATACCCACGCACCAGGGCAGCGCCCTATAACCTGGATTTTCTTCGTGAATCTCAAACTTACCAACACCGCCATGTACGAAACCAGTCCTCACGCACACCCGCGTTTCAAAACCCCGACTGGGTGTACATGAGCGACAGCCTTATCGCCGACATACGCGCTTTGGCAAGCGATATGAGAGGGAGAAGGCAGCAGTGGCAGGAGGAGAGAGAGCAGCGGAAAGGGGGAACGGGGGAGGTAGATGTGTTGCGAGATTTTGTCGTCAGCATGGAAGCTGGTGTTGTAAACGGCAATTGGGATATGGGGATGTGATACCGAGCTCATTTAATTCCTCATAAGCACACGGGAGCACTGATTGGAGCGGTTAGCGTAATTCCTGATGTAAATTACCAATGCTACTGATAGGATGGGATTCAGGTGTCGCAGGAAATCTGTGTTTCTTTACTTTCGTATGGGCCCGGCGGTCAGGTCCGATGGAACAGTATCGCCGTGAATGAATGGAGCGGCTGAAAATTCCGATCGAGACAGATGCGTGCGATTGCCGGTAGTGCTGGCTGCACTTGTGTAGTCGTTGCCACGATGCTGAAACCAAGATTGCTCAGATGGGGCATGTGAGGGAGGACATTTTGGTGGTACATGGAATTGCTGTCTATTCTGCGTTAGAAGCTCTGTGTATTTCGATTCTCAGTATGGAGCATGGGAAGAGACAAGATGGGTGCACTAACACAGAGCCGAAATGAACCCTAGAGGCGTTCCAATTGGAACTACAGTACCTAGGTAAATTCTTCTCTAATGCTCGCGCTGCTCCGTTAAAGGCTCGATAGGGGCCGAAACTACCCCATTGTAGCTACAAAATGCGGGAAACAGCGGGCCTACGAGATCATGGTCAACGACTTGAAATAGATTAACTGCGTCACGTACCACGGCGGGTAGCAAGCCTCATGGTAAGCCAATGCATAGTATTGACTATCAAATGATCAAGAATTTGTTGAAAGCGACTCCAAAGTAAGATCTTGAGCATCACGCGTCGCAATCGGCGGCTATTGCGTATAATATCGGTGGCTTGGATGATCTCGCGTAGTGAAGCAGCAAAACATTGGTTGTATAACCTACCCTTTATGTCATTAATCGCCATGGATAATTCGCTGACAAGGTGGAGATTGTGATGTGATCGGTCACCAACTTGTTACCTTGAGGATGATGACATCAGACAACGAAGAGCCATCGTCGATGGTTTTCATGTTACCTGGGGCCAACGACTCTTCCCGCAAGTCCAAAAGTCGCTTGAATGTAACAAGATAAGCTCTTGAGCTTGTTTCCTTGGTCTTTTGATGCGCACAGCAGATTCAAGCCCAGCGTGCGACGCTGCTAGTAGCACTACCCCCACGTCTTGAGTCACAGCCGTTGTGACACAACGGCTGTTTCGATGGTATTTGTACGCCATGAGTGGCGGTTTGGTATTGTCTGATTGTATCGTCGGCGTTGGATGAAAATGATAAAACCGAATCAAACCTCACATCTTCGAGTCTTGCAACAGTGCCACATCCACTAGTATTGCTCCTACACCTTGGTGCCGGCGTATTTCAGGGGTTTCGTTCGTCGTAGATGTGGTGGAATCTATTGTTTGCTAGTAATCGGCCAAGGTGATAGACGTGGCTGGGCGTTTCCTTGTGCTCGCGGCAGCTTAGATGAACGAAGAAAAGCTTCCGATCCAAGGGTCATTCTGGAGCTGCCAACATCTCAGCTGCAGCGGCTAATCTCAACGCCGTCCTGCCGACGTCTATGGCCAAGACTCACGATGTGAGACGTTTGAGTGGCACTGGTGACCGAGAGGCCAACTCAACTCCCGCTGCATGGACGAATCCTGTTTCGAACACACGTGGACCCTCTGTCTGCTTCCCGCGAGTCTTGCTTTGTATAAAGCGAGCGACAATTGTCGTCTGCTTTTCGCAAAAGTCAACATATCATTATCCTCACATCTGTCTCGTCATTTCCAAACCCAAAAGTTCATCTGCATCTTTGCGCAACAACAAACCACAATCAAACGATTGCGTACAACCCAGCCGCAATGTACGACATGTCTCATCTCAGTCACCGAAGACGTGCAAACCGCCTTCCTCGCGCGTACGAAAATTTCCCCACTTTCGACATGGCTTCCTTTGGGGGTTTCGGTACCATGGGCGGATACGGTGGATACGGTGCGTGGAACGGCTGGGAGACACCCCCACAAAAGGACCTGCCAGGTAGCATCGAACAAGCGACACGGGAACACATGGAAGCCCAGATGGAATGCGACAGGGCGAAGGAAAAGTTTGAAGAAGCCAAGAAGAAGTTTGAAGAATGCGAAAAGAAGGTGCAGGACGCTGAACGGGTGCTCCAGACCGCTAAGCAACGCGCGGAATATTGGTAATGCTGGGCATTAAATACCAAGTTGTATCAGAAGGATACCGAATGTGATGCAAAACATACGGTATTTTCTGGAGTCTGTTGTGGGGTTCTCTGTACTTCCTTCCTTCCTACATGCATGATATTCGTTTTGGCAGGTGTGGGAGCGCAAGCATGGGATCGGGTTGACTGGAGTCAGTTTGTTGATGAATCGATTAGACGTAAGCTGCATGCAATGCCACAGAGTCTACAGTCCGTTTCATAAGTGAAGTGAGGTCGCGTGTTCGTTTTCGTCAAGCTGCGTCCAAGTGATGTGTTCCATGGCTATCTTCGGAGTTTTAAGCTTCTTATCCAGCAAATCTTCGCCTACTCATCATAGCGGTCTACCTCAATTCAGAGGACTCTAGTACGAGCTTCCCTCTCTAAATCACTCGCATTTGACGTTGAGAATTGTGAGATTATTGTTCAGGTGGTTAAGTGAATGTAGTCCGACCTCTCCCAGGCGGGATATGCAGGAGTGGGGCGCGGGGAAGCACTAGTCGCTTAGTAAAGCCACATGTTGAGCTGTCAACGTCATATGTAACTCAGCCTTGACTTTAATCCCACATTCAGATCTTCGTCTCAATCATATACGGGAGAAAATCGTATCTTAGAAATCATTCAGAATGAGACTGGACCCCAATGGCGACTCTTCGAACTTCCCAAAGCGTGCAGCACTGCCACAGACATCTGGGACACCAAAAGGCAACGCCTGGTTTTGGGGCGGCAACGATGAACTTGGACGCTTGAACCTTCTTACTCCACAGCGAATAGCAAAGGTCACCCAAGAAAGCGTCAAAACTGGTGACTCCATCTCCCTGGACCTTCCTCTCGACGTCCCAGGCCCAGCCTTGTTCGGTCGCGCACCACTAAAACACTACATCAAATCAATTGGTTTCGGCGCCTTCGACGACGAAGTATCCTACAACACGCAATCCAGCAGTCAATGGGACGGATTCCGTCATTTTGCAAATCCAGAATATGGCTGTCACTACAACGGCATGCCATCTGATGAAATCATTGTCGACAACAACGACGATGCTGCCAGAGAACAAGAAAACGATGACCCACCAATCCCCTTTCGCAAACTCGGCATCGACGCCTGGGCAAAGAAAGGCATCATAGGCCGCGGCGTCCTCCTAGACGTCTACACATGGTCCCGTACCCAAACCAACCCCTACGATCCCTTCCTCCACCACAATATCACCGCCTCGGACCTTATCGCTTGCGCCGCCTCTCAAAACACGACCTTCCAAACCGGCGACATCCTCCTCATCCGCACCGGCTGGCTCTCCACCTACCACGCCCTCACGTCCGCCCAGAAGCAAGACCGCGGCACCATGGACCTCGCATCTCATTTCTACGCCGGCCTGGCTGCAGACGAGGAAATGAAGGATTTCCTACACGACAATTACTTTGCGGCTGCTGCTACTGACAATGTGAATTTCGAGGCTTGGCCCCCGGAGAGCTTCGCGAGTAGCTTGCATGCGTCTATGCTGAGTATGTGGGGGATGCCGATTGGTGAGCTTTGGGATCTTGAGGGGTTGGTCAAGATGTGTATGGAGAAGGGGAGGTGGTCGTTTTTGCTGGTTAGTAAACCGGGGTGTGTGCCGGGTGGGGTGGGGAGTCCACCGAATGCTGTGGCGATTTTCTGAGGGTATGGTGGGTTGGAGGGTTAGAATGGAGGCACGGGTCTCTGTTGGTGGTTGTGAGTCTTTATTGGTGTTTGTTGGTTTGTTGGTCTGTTGGTTTGGGTGGTTGGTGGTGGACACCATTGTTGGAAGGTGTCTGTGCGTAGAGTTTGTCTCTGCGTCGATCGCCACATGAGGGCACGTTACAAATGAATTATACTCAGAATCGCTGCATCGATCAGTGTGTGGGAAAACTGACACACCTGTGTGGGTATTGTGTTTGGGAGACAGGAGGAGTCATGATTAGGGCGACCCTACCGTTACCACTACTGTATATCGATTACTAGAACTTGCGCTCACTACAACACTCATACCACCACTCTTTCATTTTCGCCGTAGCTTTGTTCTCTTGCACGAGTACCAAGTCTAAAATGCTCCTTGCGCACTTTCCAGGCCCAGTCATCGACCATGTGGAGGCCATACCACAACTTGCGTTGTCCAGTCATTAATACATATATATCTAGTCACCAATATGGACGACCATGACTGCAATGATGTCAGTAAAGAGTCGTTTCTTGTCCTGGTTCATGTGACTCCACTGGTAGTATATACAGACTTGATCCTGTGTCTGCAGCTTCTACAGCAAAACACACAGTCTACAGACAAAGTCTATCTCTACTCAGCCAAACGACTACATACTCTGCTTCAGCAATTTTTCAACTCCATTAAAACAATGTCCAACTCCCCCGACAAAAAGATGCCAGGTCGCATCACCGATCCAAATCCAACAAAGAGTCTTAACGCCGAACACACGCTTCTCCCAGACCACGAGTCAAGTAAAATTGAGGCCGGCTTCGACCCAAAAGGATAAAGTCATCCTAACCCACCCTTGAGATGGAGGTGCTGCGGAGGGCAGGGAAAAACTTGTAATCATCGCAATGAGCACACCAGGGATTGTATAAAAACCGGGTGTgtgtgaacggtctgtaggaactgtattccagctacctagtccagatgctatttacagtcaagatgaagaaagaaggtaagacgcgaGCGGCgagcccgctttgtttgggttggcgcacggccctctcgttgccggggaagcgactaggctcgcagcctagtcatgtgacttagggctcagcccgttacattaCCCCCCTCCTTTCCCTTTAGCGTGTAGTTTTTTCCATTTCTTCCAAGCGTCAGTCTTTAGTACGTTGCTCACTGGTTCCCATGTCGGTTCAGTATAGTCCACCCACTTCACATATGCCTCCTTGATTCCTTTCCCTCCTTGCCCTATTGTCCGTTCGCCCAGAATACGCTCAACCAGCCATAACTCGTCTCCATCTATAAGTATAGGCCCTGGCTGAGTGTCTCCAACTTTCTGCGATGGGAAAGAGTCGTCAGGCGCGTAGCGAAGCAGGTCTACGTGAAAGACAGGATGGATTTTTCCCGGAACGTCAAGCTTATAAGAGTGGGAGTTGACCTGCTTCAAGACTTTATACTTTCCATGCAACCAGTCTAGCTTCTTGGAAGGTCGTGTTGTCTTCACGTTTCTAAGGTTTAGAAACACCCAGTCTCCCTCCTTGTATTGGggcgctgctgttcttgtCTTATTAGCCTGATGCTGCTGTTTCTCTTGTGTCATCGCGATCGCGGCTTGGGCCCACTCTGTTGCATCTTGGAGTCTTTTGAGGAAGCCTTCTGCTAGTGCTTCGCCATCTTTCTTTGGTCGGTCCTGAATAGTTCGATCCTCTACTAGCTGAATAGGTTCATTGTGATATCCGTGCATGAAATAGAAGGGGCTTAGGCCAGTGGATGAGGCCTCGCGGTTGTTGATTGCTCCCATAACGACAGGTAAAAGTGCCAGCCAGTTTTCTTGCGTGTACGTGGCCCAGATTCGAATCATCTTTTCAATCTCTTGATTCATTCGTTCTGTTGCACCATCGGTTTGCGGATGGTAGGCAGTCGACAGGCGTTGCTCAACGCTAAGGAGCTTACAGAAATGCTTCCAAAGATCGCTAACGAATTGTGGTCCTCTATCGCTCGTAATTGCCGTTGGAATACCGTGAATAGGATAATGCCGTTCGAAAAGTCGTTGTGCTACGGCTTGTGCCGAGATATCGTGCATACCTTCTAGTTCAATTCCCTTTGTCAGCCGATCAGTGACCACCATACAGTTCGTTGCGTTATCCCGTCCAGATGGCGGCAAGTCGGTAATGAAATCGATTGAAAGTTCCCCCCATATACGTTCTGGGATCGGTAATGGTTTAAGGAGGCCCTTCTTTGTTTCTCTCCATATCGTATTCCTTCCGCAAATCTCGCAGTTACGGACAAAGCGTCGCACGTCGCTTGCTGCACCTGACCAGAAGAACTGCCTTGATAAGATTGAGTAGGTAAGATCTCGTCCGGGGTGGCCAGTAATATGCGAGTCGTGAATATTTTGAATGATTCGCGTGCGGAGTGGTTCGCAGTGAGGGATCCATGTCCGGTCTCGAAATCGTAACAAGCCTCTCTCGTCTAGGGTGCATTCTGCTATACTCACTAACTTCTCCTTCTGAAGCTTAGTAGGGAGGTT includes these proteins:
- a CDS encoding FabG, Dehydrogenase with different specificities (related to short-chain alcohol dehydrogenase), translated to MPLFITPRTLVCALPKLTNIPRIVIQAPRWTRNYASTAEKDRTAIVTGSARGIGKAIALRLANDGYHVCINDIEANKSSADEVVKEIQGLGRKAFAYTADVSKLSEVQAMVRASVSELGPLNTMVANAGIAQVKPLLDVTEEDLKRMFEINLYGVYHCYTTAAKQMISQGTGGKLIGAASVAAFKPTALLGHYGASKWAVRGLTHSFALELAEHKITANAYAPGIVGTAMWDLIDEKMGEKMGAKKGETFKKYKDVIALGRTSVPEDVSDTLHTHTSTSTSTVNMGTRQEHYTMNSSYPPPPSVEEDHAGSAESHLPQDLIYTIMNDYPEAYREYENIIHDFNHKSDDTLHNLQSNSDDDESDQEEPSEEYETPPATPEHPPVSIKREVHQYTVPLTAGQTQHRQHHMPQLPAIVVNEHVQPIAAAPTHLVQPAYGQQIYERRSINGPIYPRQAYREHRSEWDIGGRRHGGYNSVADERRQRRCQRPRELYPNYEEEYMRARAENIRAAWAFEALSQAFRITRQIDGKMSALKALLAQVLRERFGEGM
- a CDS encoding DUF4200 multi-domain protein; amino-acid sequence: MASFGGFGTMGGYGGYGAWNGWETPPQKDLPGSIEQATREHMEAQMECDRAKEKFEEAKKKFEECEKKVQDAERVLQTAKQRAEYW
- a CDS encoding Cyclase multi-domain protein; the encoded protein is MRLDPNGDSSNFPKRAALPQTSGTPKGNAWFWGGNDELGRLNLLTPQRIAKVTQESVKTGDSISLDLPLDVPGPALFGRAPLKHYIKSIGFGAFDDEVSYNTQSSSQWDGFRHFANPEYGCHYNGMPSDEIIVDNNDDAAREQENDDPPIPFRKLGIDAWAKKGIIGRGVLLDVYTWSRTQTNPYDPFLHHNITASDLIACAASQNTTFQTGDILLIRTGWLSTYHALTSAQKQDRGTMDLASHFYAGLAADEEMKDFLHDNYFAAAATDNVNFEAWPPESFASSLHASMLSMWGMPIGELWDLEGLVKMCMEKGRWSFLLVSKPGCVPGGVGSPPNAVAIF